From the genome of Scytonema hofmannii PCC 7110, one region includes:
- a CDS encoding DUF4178 domain-containing protein: protein MTLIWLGIIFVGTVGVVLFVLQQQGKLLTGSHRKELPSLHRTVFNLQIGDIVQHMGIDWVVEGHLTYTVGEFTWSEYMLQDGDRINWLSVEEDDRVEVALLESTNQLDISEEPPKQLNFAGETFRCVDSGTARMTRKGTIKKPVASRCKYFDYEGFNNKVLSVEIWDGEVEVTVGELINPRSLLILPGDGKRVYDDC from the coding sequence ATGACATTAATTTGGCTTGGAATTATTTTTGTTGGAACTGTTGGTGTTGTTTTGTTCGTACTTCAGCAACAAGGAAAACTTTTGACTGGTAGTCATCGTAAAGAACTGCCATCGCTACATCGCACGGTATTTAATTTACAAATTGGTGATATTGTGCAACATATGGGTATCGATTGGGTTGTGGAAGGTCACCTAACTTATACTGTTGGCGAATTTACTTGGTCAGAGTATATGTTGCAGGATGGCGATCGCATTAATTGGTTGTCTGTGGAGGAAGACGATCGCGTGGAGGTTGCATTGTTAGAATCTACAAATCAATTAGATATCAGCGAAGAACCACCAAAGCAGTTAAACTTTGCAGGCGAGACTTTTCGATGTGTTGACTCTGGCACAGCTAGAATGACTCGCAAAGGTACAATTAAAAAACCTGTTGCTTCCCGTTGTAAATATTTTGACTATGAAGGTTTTAATAACAAAGTCCTGTCAGTAGAGATTTGGGATGGAGAAGTGGAAGTTACTGTTGGAGAGCTTATTAATCCCAGGTCGCTACTGATATTACCAGGTGATGGCAAGAGAGTCTATGATGACTGCTAG
- a CDS encoding AMP-dependent synthetase/ligase, whose protein sequence is MLRKYDNSSFLSNITERERRALAYIANYSNAESIPEIWTLAAKQFGNTVALHNPHSQPEEVITYTQLSQQIQQFAAGLQALGVKEGDRISLIADNCPRWLIADQGIMAAGAVNAVRSAQAEREELLYIIANSGSTALVVEDLKTLNRLQERLLELPIQLIVLLTEDSPPENTNLNVLNFSQLMEIGAKHTLIPTKQTRGTLATLIYTSGTTGKPKGVMLTHGNLLHQVLVLRSVVQPQPGETVLSILPTWHSYERSGEYFLLSQGCTQVYTNLKSVKRDLKKFQPQFMVGVPRLWESIYEGAQKQFREQPENKQRLINFFFGISEKFIKARRIAQGLDLENLNPSVFEQLAASAQASTLFPLHALGERIVYSKVREATGGKIKQMISGGGALPKHIDDFFEIIGVEILVGYGLTETAPVTHARRPWRNLRGSSGQAIPGTETKIVDSETRKPLPTGERGLVLLRGPQVMEGYYQNPEATAKAIDAEGWFDSGDLGWVTPQNDLVLTGRAKDTIVLTNGENIEPQPIEDACLRSPYIDQIMLVGQDQRSLGALIVPNLEALQKWAISKNLHLRLPGEVTEKTLSNTVATEVDLESKMIQDLFRQELNREVQNRPGYRPDDRIGLFKLILEPFSIENGMMTQTLKTKRHIVMEHYRDIINGMFA, encoded by the coding sequence CGCGGAATCAATACCAGAAATTTGGACATTAGCAGCAAAGCAATTTGGTAATACTGTTGCCCTCCATAACCCCCATTCTCAACCAGAAGAAGTTATTACTTATACTCAGCTATCGCAACAAATTCAACAATTTGCTGCTGGTTTGCAAGCATTGGGTGTTAAAGAAGGCGATCGCATCTCACTCATTGCAGATAATTGTCCTCGCTGGTTAATTGCAGATCAAGGCATTATGGCTGCTGGGGCTGTGAATGCAGTGCGTAGTGCCCAGGCAGAACGGGAAGAACTTTTATACATAATAGCGAATAGCGGCAGCACCGCGTTGGTGGTTGAAGATCTCAAGACACTCAACAGGCTGCAAGAGCGTCTTTTGGAGTTACCAATTCAACTGATTGTTTTATTGACAGAGGATTCCCCACCAGAAAACACCAATTTGAACGTCTTAAATTTTTCCCAATTGATGGAAATTGGTGCAAAGCACACCCTAATACCGACAAAGCAAACTAGGGGAACTCTGGCTACTTTAATTTACACCTCTGGAACTACAGGTAAACCCAAAGGGGTGATGTTGACTCACGGTAATTTACTACATCAAGTCTTGGTGCTGAGGTCAGTCGTGCAACCACAACCAGGAGAAACTGTACTGAGCATTTTGCCTACCTGGCACAGTTACGAACGCAGTGGTGAGTACTTTTTACTTTCTCAGGGTTGCACCCAAGTTTACACGAACCTCAAGTCTGTCAAACGGGATTTAAAAAAATTTCAACCCCAATTTATGGTAGGTGTGCCTCGGTTATGGGAATCTATTTATGAAGGAGCGCAAAAACAGTTTCGCGAACAACCAGAAAACAAACAACGTCTAATTAACTTCTTTTTTGGAATTAGCGAAAAATTTATTAAAGCACGGCGAATTGCCCAAGGTTTAGATTTGGAAAATTTGAACCCCTCAGTATTCGAGCAACTAGCAGCGAGCGCACAAGCATCAACTTTGTTTCCGCTTCATGCGTTGGGAGAACGAATTGTTTATTCCAAGGTACGGGAAGCAACAGGGGGTAAAATCAAGCAGATGATTAGCGGTGGCGGTGCGCTTCCCAAGCATATCGATGATTTTTTTGAGATTATCGGTGTGGAAATTTTGGTAGGTTATGGTTTAACAGAAACCGCTCCCGTGACTCATGCGCGGCGTCCGTGGCGTAATTTACGCGGTTCTTCTGGACAAGCAATACCAGGAACAGAAACAAAAATAGTAGATTCTGAAACTCGCAAGCCATTACCTACGGGGGAAAGAGGGTTGGTGTTGCTGCGGGGACCACAAGTTATGGAAGGTTACTATCAAAATCCCGAAGCTACAGCTAAAGCAATTGATGCTGAAGGTTGGTTTGATAGTGGGGACTTGGGTTGGGTGACGCCACAGAATGATTTGGTACTAACCGGACGAGCTAAAGATACTATTGTATTAACAAATGGAGAAAATATCGAGCCGCAACCGATAGAAGATGCTTGTTTGCGATCGCCCTACATAGATCAGATTATGCTTGTAGGACAAGACCAACGCAGTCTCGGTGCGTTGATTGTTCCCAATCTAGAAGCCTTGCAGAAGTGGGCGATTTCTAAGAATCTTCATCTACGTCTACCGGGAGAAGTCACTGAAAAAACCCTCAGTAATACAGTGGCTACTGAAGTAGATCTAGAGAGTAAAATGATTCAGGATTTATTTCGGCAAGAATTGAATCGGGAAGTGCAAAACCGTCCTGGCTACCGACCTGATGACCGTATTGGTCTATTCAAGCTGATTCTGGAACCGTTTTCTATCGAAAATGGCATGATGACGCAAACACTGAAAACGAAACGGCACATCGTGATGGAACACTATCGCGATATTATTAACGGGATGTTTGCCTGA
- a CDS encoding dihydrolipoamide acetyltransferase family protein, with translation MSIHEVFMPALSSTMTEGKIVSWVKSPGDKVEKGETVVVVESDKADMDVESFYEGYLAHIIVQAGDAAPVGAAIALLAETEAEIETAIAQAQSSGTQSKEVVVATTSSKQLAEATSVTERATESQNGSPSRQNGRTVASPRARKLAKELKVDLSGISGSGPYGRIVAEDVEAAAGRPSKSPTTVTPVAPTPSVPTPTTLAPARPTPAPAPVVAAVPGQITPLTTLQKAVVRNMEASLAVPVYHVGYTITTDALDKLYKQIKSKGVTMTALLAKAVAVTLQKHPLLNASYSEQGIVYHSNINISVAVAMDDGGLITPVLQNADTVDIYSLSRNWKSLVDRARAKQLQPEEYNSGTFTVSNLGMFGVDKFDAILPPGQGSILAIGASRPQVVATTDGLFGIKQQLQVNITCDHRIIYGAHAAAFLQELAQLIETKADSLVL, from the coding sequence ATGAGCATTCACGAAGTATTCATGCCGGCGCTTAGTTCCACCATGACCGAGGGAAAAATCGTCTCTTGGGTAAAATCACCAGGTGACAAAGTGGAAAAAGGCGAAACAGTGGTGGTTGTCGAGTCAGATAAGGCTGATATGGATGTGGAATCCTTTTATGAAGGGTATCTAGCTCATATCATAGTGCAAGCTGGTGATGCCGCTCCCGTGGGGGCAGCAATTGCCCTGTTAGCAGAAACCGAAGCTGAAATCGAAACTGCCATTGCTCAAGCCCAATCTTCCGGTACTCAAAGCAAAGAAGTCGTAGTTGCTACCACTTCTAGCAAACAACTCGCAGAGGCAACAAGCGTTACAGAAAGAGCAACTGAATCTCAAAATGGCAGCCCTTCTCGCCAGAATGGACGGACTGTCGCATCTCCTCGCGCCCGCAAGTTAGCGAAGGAACTAAAAGTTGATTTAAGTGGTATTTCTGGCAGTGGTCCTTACGGTCGCATTGTAGCTGAAGATGTGGAAGCAGCTGCGGGAAGACCGAGCAAGTCACCTACCACAGTTACTCCTGTTGCACCGACCCCATCAGTACCAACACCGACTACACTTGCACCAGCAAGACCTACGCCCGCACCTGCGCCAGTTGTTGCAGCAGTTCCTGGTCAAATAACACCTTTGACGACCCTGCAAAAAGCTGTAGTGCGGAATATGGAAGCTAGCCTTGCCGTACCCGTCTACCATGTTGGTTACACAATAACCACCGATGCCCTGGACAAATTATACAAACAAATTAAGTCTAAAGGCGTAACAATGACAGCCCTACTGGCAAAAGCTGTGGCTGTAACATTACAAAAACATCCACTACTGAATGCCAGTTACTCAGAACAGGGCATTGTGTATCATTCCAACATCAACATTTCTGTAGCAGTCGCAATGGATGATGGCGGATTGATTACACCTGTATTGCAAAATGCGGACACGGTGGATATTTATTCTCTGTCGCGCAATTGGAAATCTTTGGTAGATCGTGCTAGAGCAAAACAATTGCAACCAGAAGAGTATAACAGTGGGACTTTTACGGTATCCAACTTGGGGATGTTTGGCGTAGATAAATTTGACGCGATTTTGCCTCCCGGACAAGGTTCGATTTTGGCGATCGGCGCATCTCGCCCGCAAGTCGTTGCTACAACTGATGGTTTGTTTGGTATTAAACAACAATTGCAGGTGAATATTACTTGCGACCATCGGATTATTTACGGTGCTCACGCTGCAGCATTCTTGCAAGAATTAGCACAATTGATTGAAACCAAGGCTGATTCTTTGGTGCTGTAG
- a CDS encoding YlqD family protein produces MDVSKPQLLLKRVVNVKAIVTHLWKDEVQQQLQTQINQIDQQLQQLDVQGQRAVAEIQKQSLQPPGPQTLQQIDNVQGQINQKKSELLEQKNQSLQNLQQVQFLELDQEVNQFQMEGFFRVEPGDNLISKLQVEIVLRDGVVEEIRGDI; encoded by the coding sequence ATGGATGTCTCCAAACCTCAATTGCTTCTAAAACGCGTTGTTAACGTAAAAGCCATCGTGACCCACCTTTGGAAAGACGAAGTTCAGCAGCAACTGCAAACCCAAATCAATCAAATTGACCAGCAGTTGCAACAGTTGGACGTTCAAGGACAAAGAGCGGTCGCAGAAATTCAAAAGCAGAGTCTACAACCTCCCGGTCCCCAGACACTGCAACAAATCGATAATGTGCAGGGTCAGATCAACCAAAAGAAGAGCGAACTTTTAGAACAGAAAAATCAAAGTTTGCAAAACCTCCAACAAGTCCAGTTTTTAGAATTGGATCAGGAAGTCAACCAATTCCAAATGGAAGGTTTTTTCCGCGTCGAACCAGGTGATAACCTGATCAGCAAATTGCAAGTCGAAATCGTGTTACGTGACGGCGTTGTCGAAGAAATTCGCGGTGATATTTAA
- a CDS encoding type II toxin-antitoxin system HicA family toxin, translating into MSNFPSVKAKDFIKVLEKLSFYLDRQKGSHAIYKDSHGKRVVVPIHSGKDLKQGTLMGMIQDIGIDKETFFELLGK; encoded by the coding sequence ATGAGTAATTTTCCCAGTGTCAAAGCTAAAGATTTTATCAAAGTCCTCGAAAAATTAAGTTTTTATCTTGACCGTCAAAAGGGAAGTCACGCTATTTACAAGGATAGTCATGGAAAGAGGGTTGTTGTTCCTATTCATTCGGGAAAAGATCTAAAACAAGGGACTCTAATGGGCATGATTCAGGATATAGGTATTGACAAAGAAACTTTCTTTGAGTTATTAGGAAAATAA
- a CDS encoding type II toxin-antitoxin system HicB family antitoxin, with product MDNNNKEIYNYTVLLEKESDGGYHAFCPILKGCHSQGDSFEEAIENITEAIELYLESLKADNQSIPIEDLIVKPLSIKA from the coding sequence ATGGACAACAACAATAAAGAAATTTACAATTACACAGTTCTTCTGGAAAAAGAATCAGATGGAGGTTATCACGCTTTTTGTCCTATCCTAAAAGGTTGTCATTCTCAAGGAGATTCTTTTGAAGAGGCCATCGAAAATATTACAGAAGCTATTGAATTATATCTTGAAAGTTTAAAAGCTGATAATCAGTCCATTCCTATAGAAGATTTAATTGTTAAGCCATTAAGTATCAAGGCATGA